The genome window TTGTTAATGAATTTATGTAACATTTTAGTAACTTCAGTATTAAGTTGCTCTAGCTTATTGTAATCTTTTATTGATATATAACCTAAGTCTTTACTTAAAATCAATAAATAACTTACTTCTAAAACAGAACCTCTAGCAATAGCAAGATATCTAGCATAATTACTATCAGTTAATTGACCACTTCCTTCTGCTATATTAGTTAGT of Caldisalinibacter kiritimatiensis contains these proteins:
- a CDS encoding four helix bundle protein, yielding MADYKNLKVWQGAHKLTLAIYKTTSKFPHEERFALTSQLRRAASSILTNIAEGSGQLTDSNYARYLAIARGSVLEVSYLLILSKDLGYISIKDYNKLEQLNTEVTKMLHKFINKLRSN